Proteins from a genomic interval of Nocardia sp. BMG51109:
- a CDS encoding DUF6350 family protein yields MKSSLVRWDDPRERPRGRGGSDANRRRAPHPEDNVFLSLSPDRARVLLFVAARTASFAMLTVVALVLVTLWAAGSGMTGASGAIAAGWLAVHQVPLVIGKTSLGLLPLVPTALVLWLVARDCARAVEPDATRADLGWIVGAALSGPLLITAVCLAVAEDASAVVALQPPATLTAFAWVGGLHLIAAVAGIATRWNPLREYLIDYLPGWVAPGVRAAGRALLRLLAAAAALILISLLAHWSRIGDTYDAAGNVVGALGLTLLSLAYLPNVAIDVVGLLAGADIHIGEGALSLFSVAGAPVPALPILAAVPSGPAAGWWPVLLVVPAAVGVLSGLDCARTSYDEFRAPWATLTAAGVAAVATAVFGGLAGGAVGSFGYLGPAVWLSVLLVFAWLAIPGYLSLLVVRRFRPAVGPAAFDDYAAAAPDDFGIRGDEYPDDPHGGREYGAYEEYGAYEYRAYEDGGYEAGTYGDGAYEGGAYGDGDYAYGDHEPGGHAGDRYDTGDEPRDYSDVVEGELVEEQGALAADSSRDRADENADILEAEVVEADLPEGGGTGGR; encoded by the coding sequence ATGAAATCCTCACTGGTCCGATGGGACGATCCCCGGGAGCGCCCGCGCGGGAGGGGCGGATCGGACGCGAACCGGCGCCGCGCGCCGCACCCCGAGGACAACGTATTCCTGTCGCTGAGCCCGGATCGGGCCCGGGTGCTGCTGTTCGTCGCCGCCCGGACGGCCAGTTTCGCGATGCTCACCGTTGTGGCGCTGGTGCTCGTCACGCTGTGGGCGGCGGGCAGCGGGATGACCGGAGCCTCCGGCGCGATCGCGGCGGGATGGCTTGCGGTGCATCAGGTTCCGCTGGTGATCGGCAAGACCTCGCTCGGTCTGCTGCCGCTGGTCCCCACCGCGCTGGTGTTGTGGCTGGTCGCCCGCGACTGTGCTCGCGCGGTCGAGCCGGATGCGACGCGCGCCGATCTGGGCTGGATCGTGGGCGCCGCGCTGTCCGGGCCGCTGCTGATCACCGCGGTCTGCCTGGCCGTGGCCGAGGATGCGTCGGCCGTGGTGGCGCTGCAGCCGCCGGCGACCCTGACCGCGTTCGCCTGGGTCGGCGGGCTGCATCTGATCGCCGCGGTGGCCGGCATCGCGACTCGGTGGAATCCGTTGCGGGAGTACCTCATCGACTATCTGCCCGGGTGGGTGGCCCCGGGCGTGCGGGCGGCCGGGCGGGCGCTACTGCGGCTGCTGGCGGCGGCCGCCGCGCTCATCCTGATCTCCTTACTCGCGCACTGGTCGCGGATCGGCGACACCTACGACGCGGCGGGCAATGTCGTCGGCGCGCTCGGTCTCACGCTGTTGTCGCTGGCATACCTGCCGAACGTCGCCATCGACGTGGTGGGCCTGCTGGCCGGGGCCGACATCCATATCGGGGAGGGCGCGCTGAGCCTGTTCTCCGTTGCGGGAGCACCGGTTCCGGCGCTGCCGATCCTGGCCGCGGTGCCGTCGGGGCCCGCCGCCGGCTGGTGGCCGGTGCTGCTGGTGGTGCCGGCGGCGGTGGGCGTGCTGAGCGGACTGGATTGCGCCCGGACCTCGTACGACGAGTTCCGCGCACCCTGGGCGACGCTGACCGCGGCGGGCGTGGCGGCAGTCGCGACGGCCGTATTCGGCGGCCTGGCGGGCGGGGCGGTCGGATCGTTCGGATACCTGGGTCCGGCGGTCTGGCTGTCGGTTCTGCTGGTCTTCGCCTGGCTGGCGATTCCCGGATATCTGAGCCTGCTGGTCGTGCGCCGGTTCCGTCCGGCCGTCGGGCCCGCGGCCTTCGACGACTACGCGGCCGCCGCTCCGGACGATTTCGGAATCCGCGGCGACGAGTACCCGGACGATCCGCACGGCGGCCGTGAATACGGCGCCTACGAGGAATACGGTGCCTACGAGTACCGCGCCTACGAAGACGGTGGCTACGAAGCCGGTACTTACGGAGACGGTGCGTACGAAGGGGGTGCGTACGGAGACGGCGACTACGCATACGGCGACCACGAGCCCGGCGGCCACGCGGGCGACCGTTACGACACCGGCGACGAGCCCCGCGATTACTCCGATGTGGTGGAGGGCGAGCTGGTGGAGGAGCAGGGCGCCCTCGCCGCCGATTCGAGTAGGGACCGTGCGGACGAGAACGCCGACATCCTCGAGGCGGAAGTGGTGGAGGCGGACCTGCCCGAGGGCGGCGGAACGGGCGGTCGTTAG